The Microbacterium sp. LWH7-1.2 genome window below encodes:
- the gyrB gene encoding DNA topoisomerase (ATP-hydrolyzing) subunit B, with protein sequence MTSDNPDNVSEEPETPTQAPNGSPSDYGADAIQVLEGLEAVRKRPGMYIGSTGERGLHHLVYEIVDNSVDEALAGFCDTINVTILPDGGIRCVDNGRGIPVDIHRTEGKSTVEVVLTVLHAGGKFGGGGYAVSGGLHGVGSSVVNALSTRLEVEVKRQGHVWRQSYRDGGQPQAPLAKGEPTDETGTIIQFWPDDTIFESVNFDYDTLRTRFQQTAFLNKGLRITLSDERPESTYVTDAEGGGSEERQPFDDFHYERGLVDYVEYLNKVRHADVVNEEIIEIESEDTVRHISLELAMQWTSSYTENVFTFANTINTHEGGTHEEGFRAALTTRINTYARDKNLLKEKDDNLTGDDIREGLTAVISVKLSEPQFEGQTKTKLGNTEAKAFVQKVVGDQLADWLDRNPGEAKRVITKAIDAATARMAARKARETARRKSVFESAAMPDKLKDCTSKDPSISEIFLVEGDSAGGSAVQGRDPHTQAILALRGKILNVERARLDKALGNREVQAMIQAFGTGIGEDFDIDKARYHKIVLMADADVDGQHITTLLLTMLFRYMRGLIEAGFVYLAMPPLYRLKWTNSAHEYVYSDKERDALLADGLANGKRIPKEGIQRYKGLGEMNAKELWETTMDHSTRTLRQVTIDDAAAADEIFSVLMGEDVESRRTFIQRNAKDVRFLDI encoded by the coding sequence ATGACGTCTGACAACCCCGATAACGTTTCCGAGGAACCCGAAACGCCCACCCAGGCTCCCAACGGATCACCCAGCGACTACGGGGCAGACGCCATCCAGGTGCTCGAGGGCCTCGAAGCCGTCCGCAAGCGCCCTGGCATGTACATCGGCTCGACCGGTGAGCGCGGCCTCCACCACCTGGTTTACGAGATCGTCGACAACTCCGTCGACGAGGCCCTCGCCGGCTTCTGCGACACGATCAACGTCACGATCCTGCCCGACGGCGGCATCCGCTGTGTCGACAACGGCCGAGGCATCCCGGTCGACATCCATCGCACCGAGGGCAAGTCGACCGTCGAGGTCGTGCTGACCGTGCTGCACGCCGGCGGCAAGTTCGGCGGGGGCGGGTACGCGGTCTCAGGGGGCCTGCACGGCGTGGGCTCGTCGGTCGTGAATGCGCTCTCGACGCGCCTCGAGGTCGAGGTCAAGCGCCAGGGTCACGTCTGGCGTCAGTCCTACCGCGACGGCGGGCAGCCGCAGGCGCCCCTCGCGAAGGGCGAGCCGACCGACGAGACCGGAACGATCATCCAGTTCTGGCCCGACGACACCATCTTCGAGTCGGTGAACTTCGACTACGACACGCTGCGCACACGCTTCCAGCAGACGGCGTTCCTCAACAAGGGGCTGCGCATCACGCTCTCCGACGAGCGCCCCGAGTCCACGTATGTGACGGATGCCGAGGGCGGAGGCTCCGAGGAGCGCCAGCCGTTCGACGACTTCCACTACGAGCGGGGACTCGTCGACTACGTCGAGTACCTCAACAAGGTGCGTCACGCCGACGTCGTGAACGAGGAGATCATTGAGATCGAGTCGGAGGACACCGTCCGACACATCTCGCTCGAGCTCGCGATGCAGTGGACGTCGAGTTACACCGAGAACGTCTTCACCTTCGCGAACACGATCAACACGCACGAGGGCGGCACTCACGAGGAGGGCTTCCGCGCGGCGCTGACCACGCGCATCAACACCTACGCACGCGACAAGAACCTCCTCAAGGAGAAGGACGACAACCTCACCGGCGACGACATCCGCGAGGGTCTCACCGCCGTCATCTCGGTCAAGCTCTCCGAGCCGCAGTTCGAGGGGCAGACCAAGACGAAGCTCGGCAACACCGAGGCGAAGGCCTTCGTGCAGAAGGTCGTCGGCGATCAGCTCGCCGACTGGCTCGACCGCAATCCCGGGGAGGCCAAGCGCGTCATCACCAAGGCGATCGACGCGGCGACCGCCCGCATGGCGGCTCGAAAGGCACGCGAGACGGCCCGCCGCAAGAGCGTCTTCGAGTCGGCCGCGATGCCCGACAAGCTGAAGGACTGCACCAGCAAAGACCCGTCGATCAGCGAGATCTTCCTCGTCGAGGGCGACTCGGCCGGCGGCTCGGCGGTGCAGGGCCGCGACCCGCACACCCAGGCGATCCTGGCCCTGCGCGGCAAGATCCTCAACGTCGAGCGCGCGCGCCTCGACAAGGCGCTAGGCAACCGCGAGGTTCAGGCCATGATCCAGGCCTTCGGCACGGGCATCGGCGAGGACTTCGACATCGACAAGGCGCGGTACCACAAGATCGTGCTGATGGCGGATGCCGACGTCGACGGCCAGCACATCACCACGCTGCTGCTCACCATGCTGTTCCGCTACATGCGGGGACTCATCGAGGCCGGCTTCGTCTACCTCGCGATGCCGCCGCTGTACCGCCTCAAGTGGACCAACTCCGCGCACGAGTACGTCTACTCCGACAAGGAGCGCGACGCGCTGCTCGCCGACGGCCTCGCGAACGGCAAGCGGATCCCGAAGGAGGGCATCCAGCGCTACAAGGGTCTCGGCGAGATGAACGCCAAGGAGCTGTGGGAGACCACGATGGACCACAGCACGCGGACGCTGCGCCAGGTGACCATCGACGACGCGGCTGCTGCGGACGAGATCTTCTCGGTCCTGATGGGCGAGGACGTCGAGTCGCGCCGCACGTTCATCCAGCGCAACGCCAAGGACGTCCGCTTCCTCGACATATAA
- a CDS encoding DciA family protein has translation MADASTGSGTEQPRDAASVPAKPAPLDRTTVPETISTYLRLRGLEPSARSYRKRRRRTEDDENIPFAPGRDPRGVGDVLADLTREAGWDPQLAREDVVRAWDQVAGEDTAKHTRPVAFSDGTLTIQADSTAWAKQLQLMRAQILSEIVRRYPEAGVDAVRFIGPDVPSWKWGPRTIPGRGPRDTYG, from the coding sequence CCGCGGGACGCAGCATCCGTGCCCGCGAAGCCTGCTCCCCTCGATCGCACGACCGTCCCGGAGACGATCTCGACCTACCTGCGTCTGCGCGGACTGGAGCCCTCCGCCCGGTCGTACCGCAAGCGCCGCCGCCGCACCGAGGACGACGAGAACATCCCCTTCGCGCCGGGGCGCGACCCGCGCGGCGTGGGCGACGTGCTGGCAGACCTCACCCGCGAGGCAGGCTGGGACCCTCAGCTCGCACGGGAGGACGTGGTGCGCGCATGGGATCAGGTGGCCGGCGAGGACACCGCGAAGCACACCCGGCCGGTCGCGTTCTCGGATGGGACGCTCACCATCCAGGCCGACTCGACGGCATGGGCGAAGCAGCTCCAGCTGATGCGCGCGCAGATCCTCTCCGAGATCGTCCGGCGGTACCCAGAGGCGGGGGTCGACGCGGTCCGCTTCATCGGGCCGGACGTCCCCTCCTGGAAATGGGGTCCCAGAACGATTCCAGGGCGGGGTCCGCGCGATACCTACGGATAA